Proteins encoded by one window of Sciurus carolinensis chromosome 12, mSciCar1.2, whole genome shotgun sequence:
- the Pdc gene encoding phosducin, which yields MEEGKSQSFEEDFEGQATHTGPKGVINDWRKFKLRSEDIESIPPSKKEILRQMSSPQSRDDKDSKERFSRKMSIQEYELIHQDKEDENCLRKYRRQCMQDMHQKLSFGPRYGFVYELETGEQFLETIEKEQKITTIVVHIYEDGIKGCDALNSSFTYLAAEYPMVKFCKIKASNTGARDRFSSDVLPTLLVYKGGELISNFISIAEQFAEEFFAGDVESFLNEYGLLPEREIQALEQTNMEEEDME from the exons ATGGAAGAAGGCAAAAGCCAAAGTTTTGAGGAAGACTTTGAAGGACAGGCCACACATACAG GTCCCAAAGGAGTAATAAATGATTGGAGAAAGTTTAAATTAAGGAGTGAAGATATTGAATCCATCCCACCTAGCAAGAAGGAGATTCTGAGGCAAATGTCTTCTCCTCAGAGTAGAGATGACAAAGACTCAAAAGAAAGATTCAGCAGAAAG ATGAGCATTCAAGAATATGAACTAATCCATCAAGACAAAGAGGACGAAAACTGCCTACGTAAATACCGCAGACAGTGCATGCAGGATATGCATCAGAAGCTGAGTTTTGGGCCTAGATACGGGTTTGTATATGAGCTGGAAACTGGGGAGCaattcctagaaacaattgaaaagGAGCAAAAGATCACTACAATAGTTGTGCACATTTATGAAGATGGCATTAAGGGTTGTGATGCTCTAAACAGTAGTTTTACATACCTTGCAGCAGAATACCCTATGGTCaaattctgtaaaataaaagCTTCTAATACAGGTGCTAGGGACCGCTTTTCCTCAGATGTCCTCCCCACGCTGCTTGTTTACAAAGGTGGGGAACTCATAAGTAACTTTATTAGTATTGCGGAACAGTTTGCTGAAGAATTTTTTGCTGGGGATGTGGAGTCTTTCCTAAATGAATATGGTCTGCTACCTGAAAGAGAGATACAAGCCCTAGAGCAGACCAACATGGAGGAAGAAGATATGGAATAA